One stretch of Armigeres subalbatus isolate Guangzhou_Male chromosome 2, GZ_Asu_2, whole genome shotgun sequence DNA includes these proteins:
- the LOC134210683 gene encoding MOG interacting and ectopic P-granules protein 1 isoform X3 has product MGEVGAAAGEHPPSPKVVKENGELNGTGEDDEQPPSGAVTANTTGLMIAKVTSGADAVKTAKLHTTDVSEGGGGGSEVDENSQTSQPVSSSNGQTEGEGDETSRDEAVDDETEESRPEVVRVDNENHDTVESMDVDEQEATHREVKSRSVSENGNDPLGGSVGNLVDEDSKSKSGDEAMDVDASTNGHSVTDKTDDNDVIDDDSDKPVSINSDSENEDDPVEPGKSVATDSMDGNSKSNDTISMSSKSNGGTAKQNGDCDDVTILSDKEEDCVVIDDEDGDDTSSNSPTQKKDEAEDNSLRRSSRVRKSTLTQDISTIDDDDDIEEIIDDPLNIAAAKKPRLSINQSLQQNSFKGQLPTTPQTQKSLLSGSQNTKEPTLVIIDTNSLMNRTIGSTSITSSPITPKSSNSSFSALPTGISPNSSFNSPRGVLNPVAAAHLISKTNPPPLAPVTPLLPALTDDMFVLEAPSFIVPYIYEKPPPENLRQIVSELEAKIREMRKKLEDSEKEEEKPEDENSQASTASGEKKSSASDPEVESETEKKKKSKRKRNNDDDDDWDELETSTDDEASDDENKTRVLIKEAKSDIEMIKEHIITPAKDDLTSTSTTSTGSNAPTDLKKSENYFENPLGKFFMNIGINMVQEYVQTDLLRQQKKKRDREGKPSASTQMAINSLIKNLEFSKENNRPFKFEIKRCEYCPFKSESALAMAHHYETPHMRNYIYKCNFCSYETRPPHDILYHMEAMHNIKGRLEKASMYHACPNCPFEDNGKSKLARHAVACAKKFRPEINLNPPLDWEPPAKIPRIKPKHGLVGTATAYQAMTAQQQKNLAMVNQRVQSVNNINPVNINQLSAAAQAAALRARGGRPQPLTSQAPVSSLRSAGNPGAMRTSMSPGGMTSNAGGRSLLSNTNASVTIQNSMGLKPGMKPTQQPSISITPLPRQSNATNMAVAGALSKLQAAGTSAVKPGQSPAGNKTAFVVCEICDGYIKDLDQLRNHMQWIHKVKIHPKMIYNRPPLNCQKCQYRFFTDQGLERHLLGSHGLVTSSMQEAANKGKDAGRCPVCGRVYQWKLLNHVSRDHNMTLKPAHLSYKCTVCTATFGMYKQFESHVYSAHSTVAKKALDNKKPGGPAGGTSTTMSTRGSMGSAGNDTLLKPLKINDEITIIPQPTAKGAVKPMEIESHVID; this is encoded by the exons ATGGGCGAAGTTGGAGCGGCTGCCGGCGAGCATCCGCCATCGCCCAAGGTGGTCAAGGAAAATGGCGAACTCAACGGTACTGGCGAAGATGACGAACAACCACCGAGCGGCGCAGTGACGGCCAACACTACCGGACTTATGATCGCAAAGGTTACGTCGGGTGCGGATGCCGTCAAGACCGCGAAACTTCACACAACAGACGTTAGCGAGGGGGGTGGAGGAGGCAGCGAGGTGGACGAGAACTCACAAACTTCTCAGCCGGTAAGCAGTAGCAACGGTCAAACGGAAGGCGAAGGAGATGAAACTTCGCGGGATGAGGCCGTTGACGATGAAACGGAGGAGAGCCGACCCGAGGTGGTTCGAGTGGATAACGAGAACCATGATACTGTAGAGTCGATGGACGTTGATGAACAGGAAGCGACTCATCGCGAGGTAAAATCGAGAAGTGTCAGTGAAAATGGAAATGATCCATTGGGCGGAAGTGTTGGGAATCTTGTGGATGAAGATTCGAAGTCCAAAAGTGGCGACGAAGCCATGGATGTTGATGCATCTACGAATGGTCACAGCGTTACAGATAAGACAGATGATAACGATGTGATTGATGATGATAGTGACAAACCGGTCAGTATTAACTCGGACTCTGAGAATGAAGATGACCCGGTTGAACCTGGTAAAAGTGTAGCGACGGATAGCATGGAcggaaattcaaaatcaaacgaTACTATTTCGATGTCAAGTAAGTCAAATGGCGGAACTGCCAAACAAAATGGCGATTGTGACGATGTGACAATCCTAAGCGATAAAGAGGAAGACTGTGTTGTGATTGATGATGAAGATGGCGATGATACATCCAGCAATTCACCTACTCAGAAGAAGGATGAAGCAGAGGATAATTCTTTAAGGAGAAGCTCCAGAGTACGGAAAAGTACCTTGACGCAAGATATTTCCActatcgatgatgatgatgatattgAAGAAATCATCGATGACCCGTTGAATATTGCTGCCGCTAAAAAGCCTCGgttatcaatcaatcaatcgttgcagcaaaattccttcaaagGTCAACTTCCAACGACACCGCAAACTCAGAAGTCTCTACTTTCTGGCAGTCAGAACACAAAAGAACCTACTCTGGTTATAATCGATACCAATTCATTGATGAATCGCACCATAGGAAGCACTTCTATCACATCCAGTCCGATTACACCAAAGTCCTCGAACAGTTCATTCTCGGCACTACCCACCGGAATTTCTCCAAACAGCTCATTCAATTCACCCCGGGGCGTCCTGAATCCGGTGGCTGCTGCGCATCTTATTTCGAAAACCAACCCGCCACCTCTAGCCCCTGTCACACCACTGTTACCTGCCCTGACGGACGATATGTTTGTCCTAGAGGCGCCGTCCTTCATTGTTCCTTACATATACGAAAAACCGCCACCGGAAAATCTCCGACAGATTGTAAGCGAACTGGAAGCCAAAATCAGAGAAATGCGCAAGAAACTGGAAGATTCcgaaaaagaagaagagaaaCCCGAAGATGAGAACAGTCAAGCTTCAACTGCAAGCGGCGAAAAGAAGTCGTCCGCTAGCGATCCAGAAGTAGAATCCGAAacagagaaaaagaaaaaatccaaACGGAAAAGAAacaacgacgatgatgatgattgggATGAACTGGAAACTTCGACGGACGATGAAGCATCCGACGATGAGAACAAGACGAGAGTTCTCATCAAGGAAGCCAAATCAGACATTGAAATGATCAAAGAACACATAATCACCCCCGCGAAGGATGATCTGACCAGTACAAGTACCACTTCTACCGGCAGTAACGCACCGACTGATCTGAAAAAATCGGAGAACTATTTCGAGAACCCGCTGGGGAAGTTTTTCATGAACATTGGCATCAATATGGTCCAGGAGTATGTACAGACTGATCTGCTGAGGCAGCAGAAGAAAAAACGAGACCGTGAGGGCAAACCCTCCGCCAGCACCCAGATGGCCATCAACTCCCTGATTAAGAATCTGGAATTCAGCAAAGAGAACAACCGACCGTTCAAGTTCGAAATCAAACGCTGCGAGTACTGTCCCTTTAAGTCGGAATCGGCCCTGGCAATGGCCCACCACTACGAGACGCCGCACATGCGCAACTACATCTACAAGTGTAACTTCTGTTCGTACGAAACCCGCCCCCCGCACGACATCCTCTACCACATGGAGGCCATGCACAACATCAAGGGTCGCCTGGAGAAGGCATCGATGTACCATGCGTGTCCGAACTGCCCGTTCGAGGACAACGGCAAATCGAAGCTGGCCCGGCATGCGGTGGCATGTGCGAAAAAGTTCCGACCGGAAATCAACCTCAACCCGCCACTGGACTGGGAACCCCCGGCGAAGATTCCTCGCATCAAGCCGAAACATGGACTCGTGGGAACGGCAACCGCCTATCAG GCCATGACAGCACAGCAGCAGAAGAATCTGGCAATGGTGAACCAGCGGGTGCAGTCCGTCAACAATATCAATCCGGTCAACATCAACCAGCTATCGGCGGCAGCTCAGGCGGCTGCGCTGCGGGCCCGCGGTGGCCGTCCACAGCCACTCACGTCCCAGGCGCCAGTCAGTTCGCTTCGGTCGGCGGGCAACCCTGGCGCGATGCGTACTTCCATGTCACCCGGAGGAATG ACTTCAAACGCCGGTGGACGATCTCTTCTAAGCAATACTAATGCGTCGGTGACTATTCAG AACTCGATGGGTCTGAAACCTGGCATGAAACCCACGCAGCAGCCCAGCATCTCCATCACACCCCTACCACGACAATCGAACGCAACGAATATGGCCGTAGCGGGCGCACTGTCCAAACTGCAGGCGGCCGGTACATCCGCTGTGAAGCCGGGCCAGAGCCCAGCCGGCAACAAGACCGCCTTCGTTGTGTGCGAAATTTGCGATGGTTACATCAAGGATCTGGACCAGCTGCGCAACCACATGCAGTGGATACACAAAGTCAAG ATTCACCCGAAGATGATCTACAACCGACCGCCGTTGAATTGTCAGAAATGTCAGTATCGGTTCTTCACCGATCAAGGTCTGGAACGGCACTTGCTAGGATCGCATGGTCTGGTGACGAGTTCCATGCAGGAGGCCGCCAACAAGGGTAAAGATGCCGGCCGTTGTCCAGTTTGCGGACGG GTATACCAATGGAAGCTTCTGAACCACGTGTCCCGGGATCACAACATGACCCTGAAGCCGGCGCACCTCTCGTACAAGTGCACGGTCTGCACGGCCACGTTCGGAATGTACAAGCAGTTCGAAAGTCACGTATACTCAGCGCATAGCACAGTGGCGAAGAAGGCCCTGGACAACAAGAAGCCGGGCGGACCGGCCGGTGGAACCAGCACGACCATGTCGACGCGGGGTTCGATGGGCTCGGCAGGCAACGATACGCTACTGAAGCCGCTCAAGATCAACGACGAGATCACGATCATACCGCAACCGACGGCAAAGGGTGCTGTGAAGCCGATGGAAATCGAAAGTCATGTCATAG ATTGA
- the LOC134210683 gene encoding MOG interacting and ectopic P-granules protein 1 isoform X4 — translation MGEVGAAAGEHPPSPKVVKENGELNGTGEDDEQPPSGAVTANTTGLMIAKVTSGADAVKTAKLHTTDVSEGGGGGSEVDENSQTSQPVSSSNGQTEGEGDETSRDEAVDDETEESRPEVVRVDNENHDTVESMDVDEQEATHREVKSRSVSENGNDPLGGSVGNLVDEDSKSKSGDEAMDVDASTNGHSVTDKTDDNDVIDDDSDKPVSINSDSENEDDPVEPGKSVATDSMDGNSKSNDTISMSSKSNGGTAKQNGDCDDVTILSDKEEDCVVIDDEDGDDTSSNSPTQKKDEAEDNSLRRSSRVRKSTLTQDISTIDDDDDIEEIIDDPLNIAAAKKPRLSINQSLQQNSFKGQLPTTPQTQKSLLSGSQNTKEPTLVIIDTNSLMNRTIGSTSITSSPITPKSSNSSFSALPTGISPNSSFNSPRGVLNPVAAAHLISKTNPPPLAPVTPLLPALTDDMFVLEAPSFIVPYIYEKPPPENLRQIVSELEAKIREMRKKLEDSEKEEEKPEDENSQASTASGEKKSSASDPEVESETEKKKKSKRKRNNDDDDDWDELETSTDDEASDDENKTRVLIKEAKSDIEMIKEHIITPAKDDLTSTSTTSTGSNAPTDLKKSENYFENPLGKFFMNIGINMVQEYVQTDLLRQQKKKRDREGKPSASTQMAINSLIKNLEFSKENNRPFKFEIKRCEYCPFKSESALAMAHHYETPHMRNYIYKCNFCSYETRPPHDILYHMEAMHNIKGRLEKASMYHACPNCPFEDNGKSKLARHAVACAKKFRPEINLNPPLDWEPPAKIPRIKPKHGLVGTATAYQAMTAQQQKNLAMVNQRVQSVNNINPVNINQLSAAAQAAALRARGGRPQPLTSQAPVSSLRSAGNPGAMRTSMSPGGMNSMGLKPGMKPTQQPSISITPLPRQSNATNMAVAGALSKLQAAGTSAVKPGQSPAGNKTAFVVCEICDGYIKDLDQLRNHMQWIHKVKIHPKMIYNRPPLNCQKCQYRFFTDQGLERHLLGSHGLVTSSMQEAANKGKDAGRCPVCGRVYQWKLLNHVSRDHNMTLKPAHLSYKCTVCTATFGMYKQFESHVYSAHSTVAKKALDNKKPGGPAGGTSTTMSTRGSMGSAGNDTLLKPLKINDEITIIPQPTAKGAVKPMEIESHVID, via the exons ATGGGCGAAGTTGGAGCGGCTGCCGGCGAGCATCCGCCATCGCCCAAGGTGGTCAAGGAAAATGGCGAACTCAACGGTACTGGCGAAGATGACGAACAACCACCGAGCGGCGCAGTGACGGCCAACACTACCGGACTTATGATCGCAAAGGTTACGTCGGGTGCGGATGCCGTCAAGACCGCGAAACTTCACACAACAGACGTTAGCGAGGGGGGTGGAGGAGGCAGCGAGGTGGACGAGAACTCACAAACTTCTCAGCCGGTAAGCAGTAGCAACGGTCAAACGGAAGGCGAAGGAGATGAAACTTCGCGGGATGAGGCCGTTGACGATGAAACGGAGGAGAGCCGACCCGAGGTGGTTCGAGTGGATAACGAGAACCATGATACTGTAGAGTCGATGGACGTTGATGAACAGGAAGCGACTCATCGCGAGGTAAAATCGAGAAGTGTCAGTGAAAATGGAAATGATCCATTGGGCGGAAGTGTTGGGAATCTTGTGGATGAAGATTCGAAGTCCAAAAGTGGCGACGAAGCCATGGATGTTGATGCATCTACGAATGGTCACAGCGTTACAGATAAGACAGATGATAACGATGTGATTGATGATGATAGTGACAAACCGGTCAGTATTAACTCGGACTCTGAGAATGAAGATGACCCGGTTGAACCTGGTAAAAGTGTAGCGACGGATAGCATGGAcggaaattcaaaatcaaacgaTACTATTTCGATGTCAAGTAAGTCAAATGGCGGAACTGCCAAACAAAATGGCGATTGTGACGATGTGACAATCCTAAGCGATAAAGAGGAAGACTGTGTTGTGATTGATGATGAAGATGGCGATGATACATCCAGCAATTCACCTACTCAGAAGAAGGATGAAGCAGAGGATAATTCTTTAAGGAGAAGCTCCAGAGTACGGAAAAGTACCTTGACGCAAGATATTTCCActatcgatgatgatgatgatattgAAGAAATCATCGATGACCCGTTGAATATTGCTGCCGCTAAAAAGCCTCGgttatcaatcaatcaatcgttgcagcaaaattccttcaaagGTCAACTTCCAACGACACCGCAAACTCAGAAGTCTCTACTTTCTGGCAGTCAGAACACAAAAGAACCTACTCTGGTTATAATCGATACCAATTCATTGATGAATCGCACCATAGGAAGCACTTCTATCACATCCAGTCCGATTACACCAAAGTCCTCGAACAGTTCATTCTCGGCACTACCCACCGGAATTTCTCCAAACAGCTCATTCAATTCACCCCGGGGCGTCCTGAATCCGGTGGCTGCTGCGCATCTTATTTCGAAAACCAACCCGCCACCTCTAGCCCCTGTCACACCACTGTTACCTGCCCTGACGGACGATATGTTTGTCCTAGAGGCGCCGTCCTTCATTGTTCCTTACATATACGAAAAACCGCCACCGGAAAATCTCCGACAGATTGTAAGCGAACTGGAAGCCAAAATCAGAGAAATGCGCAAGAAACTGGAAGATTCcgaaaaagaagaagagaaaCCCGAAGATGAGAACAGTCAAGCTTCAACTGCAAGCGGCGAAAAGAAGTCGTCCGCTAGCGATCCAGAAGTAGAATCCGAAacagagaaaaagaaaaaatccaaACGGAAAAGAAacaacgacgatgatgatgattgggATGAACTGGAAACTTCGACGGACGATGAAGCATCCGACGATGAGAACAAGACGAGAGTTCTCATCAAGGAAGCCAAATCAGACATTGAAATGATCAAAGAACACATAATCACCCCCGCGAAGGATGATCTGACCAGTACAAGTACCACTTCTACCGGCAGTAACGCACCGACTGATCTGAAAAAATCGGAGAACTATTTCGAGAACCCGCTGGGGAAGTTTTTCATGAACATTGGCATCAATATGGTCCAGGAGTATGTACAGACTGATCTGCTGAGGCAGCAGAAGAAAAAACGAGACCGTGAGGGCAAACCCTCCGCCAGCACCCAGATGGCCATCAACTCCCTGATTAAGAATCTGGAATTCAGCAAAGAGAACAACCGACCGTTCAAGTTCGAAATCAAACGCTGCGAGTACTGTCCCTTTAAGTCGGAATCGGCCCTGGCAATGGCCCACCACTACGAGACGCCGCACATGCGCAACTACATCTACAAGTGTAACTTCTGTTCGTACGAAACCCGCCCCCCGCACGACATCCTCTACCACATGGAGGCCATGCACAACATCAAGGGTCGCCTGGAGAAGGCATCGATGTACCATGCGTGTCCGAACTGCCCGTTCGAGGACAACGGCAAATCGAAGCTGGCCCGGCATGCGGTGGCATGTGCGAAAAAGTTCCGACCGGAAATCAACCTCAACCCGCCACTGGACTGGGAACCCCCGGCGAAGATTCCTCGCATCAAGCCGAAACATGGACTCGTGGGAACGGCAACCGCCTATCAG GCCATGACAGCACAGCAGCAGAAGAATCTGGCAATGGTGAACCAGCGGGTGCAGTCCGTCAACAATATCAATCCGGTCAACATCAACCAGCTATCGGCGGCAGCTCAGGCGGCTGCGCTGCGGGCCCGCGGTGGCCGTCCACAGCCACTCACGTCCCAGGCGCCAGTCAGTTCGCTTCGGTCGGCGGGCAACCCTGGCGCGATGCGTACTTCCATGTCACCCGGAGGAATG AACTCGATGGGTCTGAAACCTGGCATGAAACCCACGCAGCAGCCCAGCATCTCCATCACACCCCTACCACGACAATCGAACGCAACGAATATGGCCGTAGCGGGCGCACTGTCCAAACTGCAGGCGGCCGGTACATCCGCTGTGAAGCCGGGCCAGAGCCCAGCCGGCAACAAGACCGCCTTCGTTGTGTGCGAAATTTGCGATGGTTACATCAAGGATCTGGACCAGCTGCGCAACCACATGCAGTGGATACACAAAGTCAAG ATTCACCCGAAGATGATCTACAACCGACCGCCGTTGAATTGTCAGAAATGTCAGTATCGGTTCTTCACCGATCAAGGTCTGGAACGGCACTTGCTAGGATCGCATGGTCTGGTGACGAGTTCCATGCAGGAGGCCGCCAACAAGGGTAAAGATGCCGGCCGTTGTCCAGTTTGCGGACGG GTATACCAATGGAAGCTTCTGAACCACGTGTCCCGGGATCACAACATGACCCTGAAGCCGGCGCACCTCTCGTACAAGTGCACGGTCTGCACGGCCACGTTCGGAATGTACAAGCAGTTCGAAAGTCACGTATACTCAGCGCATAGCACAGTGGCGAAGAAGGCCCTGGACAACAAGAAGCCGGGCGGACCGGCCGGTGGAACCAGCACGACCATGTCGACGCGGGGTTCGATGGGCTCGGCAGGCAACGATACGCTACTGAAGCCGCTCAAGATCAACGACGAGATCACGATCATACCGCAACCGACGGCAAAGGGTGCTGTGAAGCCGATGGAAATCGAAAGTCATGTCATAG ATTGA
- the LOC134210683 gene encoding MOG interacting and ectopic P-granules protein 1 isoform X1 yields the protein MGEVGAAAGEHPPSPKVVKENGELNGTGEDDEQPPSGAVTANTTGLMIAKVTSGADAVKTAKLHTTDVSEGGGGGSEVDENSQTSQPVSSSNGQTEGEGDETSRDEAVDDETEESRPEVVRVDNENHDTVESMDVDEQEATHREVKSRSVSENGNDPLGGSVGNLVDEDSKSKSGDEAMDVDASTNGHSVTDKTDDNDVIDDDSDKPVSINSDSENEDDPVEPGKSVATDSMDGNSKSNDTISMSSKSNGGTAKQNGDCDDVTILSDKEEDCVVIDDEDGDDTSSNSPTQKKDEAEDNSLRRSSRVRKSTLTQDISTIDDDDDIEEIIDDPLNIAAAKKPRLSINQSLQQNSFKGQLPTTPQTQKSLLSGSQNTKEPTLVIIDTNSLMNRTIGSTSITSSPITPKSSNSSFSALPTGISPNSSFNSPRGVLNPVAAAHLISKTNPPPLAPVTPLLPALTDDMFVLEAPSFIVPYIYEKPPPENLRQIVSELEAKIREMRKKLEDSEKEEEKPEDENSQASTASGEKKSSASDPEVESETEKKKKSKRKRNNDDDDDWDELETSTDDEASDDENKTRVLIKEAKSDIEMIKEHIITPAKDDLTSTSTTSTGSNAPTDLKKSENYFENPLGKFFMNIGINMVQEYVQTDLLRQQKKKRDREGKPSASTQMAINSLIKNLEFSKENNRPFKFEIKRCEYCPFKSESALAMAHHYETPHMRNYIYKCNFCSYETRPPHDILYHMEAMHNIKGRLEKASMYHACPNCPFEDNGKSKLARHAVACAKKFRPEINLNPPLDWEPPAKIPRIKPKHGLVGTATAYQAMTAQQQKNLAMVNQRVQSVNNINPVNINQLSAAAQAAALRARGGRPQPLTSQAPVSSLRSAGNPGAMRTSMSPGGMVIPNNFQLSSAAIAAAANKFLPTSNAGGRSLLSNTNASVTIQNSMGLKPGMKPTQQPSISITPLPRQSNATNMAVAGALSKLQAAGTSAVKPGQSPAGNKTAFVVCEICDGYIKDLDQLRNHMQWIHKVKIHPKMIYNRPPLNCQKCQYRFFTDQGLERHLLGSHGLVTSSMQEAANKGKDAGRCPVCGRVYQWKLLNHVSRDHNMTLKPAHLSYKCTVCTATFGMYKQFESHVYSAHSTVAKKALDNKKPGGPAGGTSTTMSTRGSMGSAGNDTLLKPLKINDEITIIPQPTAKGAVKPMEIESHVID from the exons ATGGGCGAAGTTGGAGCGGCTGCCGGCGAGCATCCGCCATCGCCCAAGGTGGTCAAGGAAAATGGCGAACTCAACGGTACTGGCGAAGATGACGAACAACCACCGAGCGGCGCAGTGACGGCCAACACTACCGGACTTATGATCGCAAAGGTTACGTCGGGTGCGGATGCCGTCAAGACCGCGAAACTTCACACAACAGACGTTAGCGAGGGGGGTGGAGGAGGCAGCGAGGTGGACGAGAACTCACAAACTTCTCAGCCGGTAAGCAGTAGCAACGGTCAAACGGAAGGCGAAGGAGATGAAACTTCGCGGGATGAGGCCGTTGACGATGAAACGGAGGAGAGCCGACCCGAGGTGGTTCGAGTGGATAACGAGAACCATGATACTGTAGAGTCGATGGACGTTGATGAACAGGAAGCGACTCATCGCGAGGTAAAATCGAGAAGTGTCAGTGAAAATGGAAATGATCCATTGGGCGGAAGTGTTGGGAATCTTGTGGATGAAGATTCGAAGTCCAAAAGTGGCGACGAAGCCATGGATGTTGATGCATCTACGAATGGTCACAGCGTTACAGATAAGACAGATGATAACGATGTGATTGATGATGATAGTGACAAACCGGTCAGTATTAACTCGGACTCTGAGAATGAAGATGACCCGGTTGAACCTGGTAAAAGTGTAGCGACGGATAGCATGGAcggaaattcaaaatcaaacgaTACTATTTCGATGTCAAGTAAGTCAAATGGCGGAACTGCCAAACAAAATGGCGATTGTGACGATGTGACAATCCTAAGCGATAAAGAGGAAGACTGTGTTGTGATTGATGATGAAGATGGCGATGATACATCCAGCAATTCACCTACTCAGAAGAAGGATGAAGCAGAGGATAATTCTTTAAGGAGAAGCTCCAGAGTACGGAAAAGTACCTTGACGCAAGATATTTCCActatcgatgatgatgatgatattgAAGAAATCATCGATGACCCGTTGAATATTGCTGCCGCTAAAAAGCCTCGgttatcaatcaatcaatcgttgcagcaaaattccttcaaagGTCAACTTCCAACGACACCGCAAACTCAGAAGTCTCTACTTTCTGGCAGTCAGAACACAAAAGAACCTACTCTGGTTATAATCGATACCAATTCATTGATGAATCGCACCATAGGAAGCACTTCTATCACATCCAGTCCGATTACACCAAAGTCCTCGAACAGTTCATTCTCGGCACTACCCACCGGAATTTCTCCAAACAGCTCATTCAATTCACCCCGGGGCGTCCTGAATCCGGTGGCTGCTGCGCATCTTATTTCGAAAACCAACCCGCCACCTCTAGCCCCTGTCACACCACTGTTACCTGCCCTGACGGACGATATGTTTGTCCTAGAGGCGCCGTCCTTCATTGTTCCTTACATATACGAAAAACCGCCACCGGAAAATCTCCGACAGATTGTAAGCGAACTGGAAGCCAAAATCAGAGAAATGCGCAAGAAACTGGAAGATTCcgaaaaagaagaagagaaaCCCGAAGATGAGAACAGTCAAGCTTCAACTGCAAGCGGCGAAAAGAAGTCGTCCGCTAGCGATCCAGAAGTAGAATCCGAAacagagaaaaagaaaaaatccaaACGGAAAAGAAacaacgacgatgatgatgattgggATGAACTGGAAACTTCGACGGACGATGAAGCATCCGACGATGAGAACAAGACGAGAGTTCTCATCAAGGAAGCCAAATCAGACATTGAAATGATCAAAGAACACATAATCACCCCCGCGAAGGATGATCTGACCAGTACAAGTACCACTTCTACCGGCAGTAACGCACCGACTGATCTGAAAAAATCGGAGAACTATTTCGAGAACCCGCTGGGGAAGTTTTTCATGAACATTGGCATCAATATGGTCCAGGAGTATGTACAGACTGATCTGCTGAGGCAGCAGAAGAAAAAACGAGACCGTGAGGGCAAACCCTCCGCCAGCACCCAGATGGCCATCAACTCCCTGATTAAGAATCTGGAATTCAGCAAAGAGAACAACCGACCGTTCAAGTTCGAAATCAAACGCTGCGAGTACTGTCCCTTTAAGTCGGAATCGGCCCTGGCAATGGCCCACCACTACGAGACGCCGCACATGCGCAACTACATCTACAAGTGTAACTTCTGTTCGTACGAAACCCGCCCCCCGCACGACATCCTCTACCACATGGAGGCCATGCACAACATCAAGGGTCGCCTGGAGAAGGCATCGATGTACCATGCGTGTCCGAACTGCCCGTTCGAGGACAACGGCAAATCGAAGCTGGCCCGGCATGCGGTGGCATGTGCGAAAAAGTTCCGACCGGAAATCAACCTCAACCCGCCACTGGACTGGGAACCCCCGGCGAAGATTCCTCGCATCAAGCCGAAACATGGACTCGTGGGAACGGCAACCGCCTATCAG GCCATGACAGCACAGCAGCAGAAGAATCTGGCAATGGTGAACCAGCGGGTGCAGTCCGTCAACAATATCAATCCGGTCAACATCAACCAGCTATCGGCGGCAGCTCAGGCGGCTGCGCTGCGGGCCCGCGGTGGCCGTCCACAGCCACTCACGTCCCAGGCGCCAGTCAGTTCGCTTCGGTCGGCGGGCAACCCTGGCGCGATGCGTACTTCCATGTCACCCGGAGGAATGGTAATACCCAATAATTTCCAGCTCTCGTCAGCGGCAATCGCCGCTGCGGCTAACAAGTTTTTGCCG ACTTCAAACGCCGGTGGACGATCTCTTCTAAGCAATACTAATGCGTCGGTGACTATTCAG AACTCGATGGGTCTGAAACCTGGCATGAAACCCACGCAGCAGCCCAGCATCTCCATCACACCCCTACCACGACAATCGAACGCAACGAATATGGCCGTAGCGGGCGCACTGTCCAAACTGCAGGCGGCCGGTACATCCGCTGTGAAGCCGGGCCAGAGCCCAGCCGGCAACAAGACCGCCTTCGTTGTGTGCGAAATTTGCGATGGTTACATCAAGGATCTGGACCAGCTGCGCAACCACATGCAGTGGATACACAAAGTCAAG ATTCACCCGAAGATGATCTACAACCGACCGCCGTTGAATTGTCAGAAATGTCAGTATCGGTTCTTCACCGATCAAGGTCTGGAACGGCACTTGCTAGGATCGCATGGTCTGGTGACGAGTTCCATGCAGGAGGCCGCCAACAAGGGTAAAGATGCCGGCCGTTGTCCAGTTTGCGGACGG GTATACCAATGGAAGCTTCTGAACCACGTGTCCCGGGATCACAACATGACCCTGAAGCCGGCGCACCTCTCGTACAAGTGCACGGTCTGCACGGCCACGTTCGGAATGTACAAGCAGTTCGAAAGTCACGTATACTCAGCGCATAGCACAGTGGCGAAGAAGGCCCTGGACAACAAGAAGCCGGGCGGACCGGCCGGTGGAACCAGCACGACCATGTCGACGCGGGGTTCGATGGGCTCGGCAGGCAACGATACGCTACTGAAGCCGCTCAAGATCAACGACGAGATCACGATCATACCGCAACCGACGGCAAAGGGTGCTGTGAAGCCGATGGAAATCGAAAGTCATGTCATAG ATTGA